ATTATTATGGGAATTACAGCAGAACTTTCAGTACTAATTGTTTCGAGAATTTTTCAATAGAATTATTTTAGCTTCATAAAGTACATTACATTTTCTGCTTTATTCTTCCGTCCAAATTTTATGGATCAACAAGATTTATAAAACTAATTTCCTATCTATTCTTGAAAAAATTATTTCTGATGAAAAAGGAATTATTGAATCGAATTTTAATATCAATGAAATTCCGGGTGAATATAATCTGAAGATTATTTCATTATCGGATAAAAAAGTGAAATACATAAATACAATCACTGTTGTTCCAAAAGATATTAGATGAGGATAAATATCGGTAAAATATATACGCTAATTCTTATTCTACTGATTTTTTCAAATTTGGCATGATTTATAAAATCATTTTTCGATATATTCCATTTGAATAAAAAAAATGAACTAGATTCTAAGTGGTTGTTTCTGAATGCAGAATGACGGAGTCTTTATCATTCCGTATATATGATTAAGTATTTTTTTACTTTTCACTTATTATTTTATACTTACTCATGGGAAAGAATAAAAAATATACATTGTCGTAAACAGGGTATTAGAATAATTAAAAATGTAATGTGATTATCTATTTTTTCTATAGGATTATATGAAAACTGCTTTCATGAAAACAGAAAATAATTTTAACACCAACTCCGAACAAAAATTAATCGAGTCTTTAAAATTATATTTTCTCGCTAGAGAATTAAAAATCATCGGTTTAAAAATGGTAAATCCCAATCTGACTGAGCAACAAATTCAAGAGAAAGTAAAGGAAATATTTTTAAATGCAAGATCTTAATCTATTCGGTCTCTTTACTGAAAAATTACTGGACAATAATATAGATTTTTTCATTACGGGATCAGTGGCATCTATTGTTTATGGTGATCCAAGATTAACACATGATATTGATTTAGTAATATCATTGAGCCAAGCGCAAGTAGATAACTTTATTAAAGCATTTCCTATCGGCGAATTCTATTGCCCACCAGTTACCGTAATCAAAGCTGAGTTGGTACGTCCTGCAAATGGACATTTTAATTTAATTCATCATGAAACCGGTTTTAAGGCAGATATTTATTTAATTGGGAATGATGAGTTCCAGATTTGGGCGATGAATAATAAAAAAGAAATAATATTATTAGGTAAAAAATTATTTATTGCCCCACCCGAATATGTTATAATTAAGAAGATTGAATTTTATGATGAAGGTAAGAGCCAAAAACATTTGTATGATATTGCGGCGATGATAAAGAATTCAAAGGATATAATTGACTTCGCTTTTATTATTGACCGATTAAGTAAATCTGGGTTATTAAAAATCTGGGAAAAAATAAAGCTATTGTAATAAATAAAGTTAAAAACTTCACTTTATCGGACACTTTTAAATGATGGATAATATTGCCCAAATAATAACCAAATCTCAAATAATTTTGCAGAGATATATTCAGACATAAGGTGTGAATGATTAATCTTTTAATAATATTTTCTTGACTATTCAAATTTAGATTTATATGTTCACATCGGTTCCAGCCGAACTAACTTAATTTTATCTTTTTAACAAATGATCGGAAAACTGAAAAGTTATTTCCAGGCATTTGTTTTCATCACGACCAGCCATTTATTTCCAGCCATCAAGTAACAAAACAGCCGAGCTTTAAATATTTCTTAACAGCATAAGAGGGTGCTTAATGAAAAACAAATTAACTGTTTTAGCATTTCTCATGTTCGTAATAACGAGTGTGAGTTTTGCGCAAACTACTAGAAACGTACCTAGCAGTTACGCAACAATTCAAGCTGCAATTACTGCAGCTGTGGATGGTGATATCATCCAGATCGCGGCTGGAACATACAACAATGGCGCTTCGACGCTGACTGTTGACAAATCACTTACCTTTATTGGAGCGGGACCATCTTCAAACCCAACAACAATTATTACATCAACTGCATCAAGGATAATAACCTTATCAGCGACTGGAAAAAGTTTCAGCTTTCAGGACTTGATAATTGAGGGTAACGACGCAAATAACGGTATCTATGCAGGAAGTGCAATTAATATCAATTCACTTTCAATGCAGAATGTCATCGCTAGAAACTGTCAAGTGGCTCTTTATTTATCTGAAAATTGGCCTGGTGCTGATCCATTAACCACAACTGTTAACAACTTAAATTTGGATAATGTTACTCTGACAAACAACAAATTTATTGGTGCTTACATCGGAAAAACAGTTCTTTCAGGAACAGTGATAAATTCAACCTTCACAGATAATGGTTATTCAAACGAATCACCGGACGCTTGGCAAAAAGTCGGATTGCAATTTGTGAATTTTGATGATGCCACCGTACCATATGTACAGGTTACAAACTCCACTTTCACCAATAACGGATCCGGTGCCTCCAATATTGAACGTACCGGACTCTCAATGTACACAGCATATAATTTGAAAAGTGCAAATGAGCTTCTGACTGTAACTGGCTGTAGTTTTTCAGATCACTATTGGGCAGTAAGATTAAAAAACGAATATAGTGTAGAAAATACGGCTACCGTGAATGGAACTTTCACCAATAACCTTTTGGATATTTGGTTCAATCGTGTTGTTGGATCTACAAGTTCAACTTTACTTGTAAGGCGAACTTTTCCGGGCATCAGGACGGTTGGGACAGGTCCAATCTACGATTATAATACCATACAAGCGGCTATTAATGCGGCCAATTCTGGTGATGTGATACAAGTTGCTACAGGAGCTTACGCTGAAGCAGTAACAATAAACAAATCTCTAACACTCATTGGTACCGGCAATCCTACAGCAACAAGTTTTACTCTTACAAACGGGGCGGTACTTGGTGTTACATCAGGCGGAATAACAGCTCCAACAACCTATGTTAATCAAACTACTTCCGCCGGTTCAAAAATTCAGGATGGAATATTATTAGCTTCAACCTCTGGCGCAGTTAACGTTGCTGCAGGAACATATACCGAAACAGTAACTGTAAATAAATCACCTCTAACCATCACAGGTACTGGAACCCCTACTGTAACTAAATTTATCTTAATAGCTAACCCCGTTACGATAACCGGATTTAATGCTGCAACAATTATTGAACTTAACAGCGGAGGTTCGCTTTCAGATGCTCTAGACGCAGCACCAATCGGTGGAACAGTTAATCTTAGCGGTGGAAGTTTTTCGAACTTTACCATTGATAAACCGTTAACTATAAATGGAAACGGGGCAATTGTTAATCCTGGTTCTCCGGGAATAATAATTAGCTCTAGTAACGTAACGATTACGGGATTTACATTTAATGATGTTTTCGGGAGCTTTTACGCTATAAGAATTCTTACAGGTCTTTCGAATATTGCTATCCATTCATGTGATCTACTTGCTACTCTTGCACTTGAAATCCAGGGTACCACCACTGGTGTGAACGCTGAAGATAATTACTGGGGTACTGTTACTTTAATTCAAATTCAAGCAAAAATTAATGATCCTTCAAAAGTAGATTTTGACCCATGGTTTGGTAAAAATTTAATTCCGGGGATTTACGCAGTTGGGGTAAGTGTTCTTCCTAATTTTACATTTACATCGAGTGTCACCGGGAATATAGAAATTTCAACCGATGCTAGTTTTTCGGACATTATTTTGAGTAAATCTTTGACTGCAGTTACAAGCTACAATTTTTCAATTGCTGATTTGACAGGAACTCTATCGGGGAAAGACCAACTTGCAAATGGTACTCAATATTATTGGAGGACTAAAAACGGGTCTGTTATCTATCCGACACCACCTCTCGAAAAATATTATATATTTACTACTGTTAATAAGGTTGTGCCGACACTAAATGCAATAACTCCGGGTGCAACTTCAGCATATATCTCATGGTATCCTTTACCTTATTCTTCAGGTTTGAAATATGATCTTTATATATCTGATGATAACGGAACTTCTTGGGCTAGTCCAATTAACACGGATAAAACGTATTACACTTTACCGTTAGTTCAGGGTAAGACTTATAAAGTTCAGGTTAGATCCACTAATTCTAATGGCAGTGTAATAATTTCTTACTCCGCAAGATCTGCTGGTTTTACTGCAGTGGGTCCACCAACTCCTACTCCATCTTATCCAACAGACCCGGCTGAAGACGGATTAGTTTATGCAAATCCTCCAACACTCTTTTGGTTCATTGAAGGAAACGAACCAACAATAACTTATGAAATAGAAGTGAAACCATCAGCTGTATCTTTTGACGAATCAAATCTCGTAGCAGTAGCAGCAGGAAAAACATTTAAAAAACTTGGATCTTCTTTAACGGCTGGATCTACATATCATTGGAGGGTGAGATCAGTATCAGGTTCCTCATACTCAAATTGGTCAACTGCCGCTACTTTTGAAATGTATACCAGAACAGCAACTGTAGCTATAATACCTACTCCATCGTGGCCCGTTAATAATGCAACTGTATATTCAAATCCACCGACTTTATATTGGTATTTAGGTGAAGATAAAACCGGATTATTCTTTAATGTAAAAATAACCCGGGTAAGCACCAACACTACAACAACGCTTACCGATTGGTCTCAAGATTTATTTAAGGAATTGCCTGCTTCATTAATTCCTGGTGAAAGTTATACTTGGAATGTTCGGTCAAGCGTAAATTCTGATGGGGCTTCACCATCGGGTTGGTCTTCAAACGGAAGTTTTATAATTGCATCGACTGCAAGTGGAGCCGCAACAACACCAATACCTTCATGGCCGGTTGGCGGCGCTATTGTTGATGGGACAATGGCGGCTATTACTTTAAACTGGACAGCTTATTCAAATCAGCCATTAGACTTTATGGTTAAAATAGCAACCAGCTCAAGCGTGGATGGAACCGGTATGTTGAATCATGGTTCACATGCGGAAGGAAGCTGGGTCTCGGCAACTACTTCAGCGATAGCAAATAATATTAAAACATTGACAGCCGGTGCTACTTATTACTGGCAAGTTAAATCGAGATTAACTGGAAATATTTCAGTTGAATCACCCTGGTCAATGGTCGCCAATTTTTCAACCGCCGCCGGATCTTCATCAGTAGTTCCTCTTGTTATCAGTCCTAACTACTTACAGCCGATTAATAAAACCACTGCATTTTTAACATGGAATATTCCTGTTCAGAGCGAATCACATTTGAAATACGATCTGCAATATTCCAAGAATGCGGATTTTAGCAGTACAGTCAGTAAAACAAATTTAAATGAGACCGCTATACAGATAACCGGATTAGAATCAAACGCTACATATTATTGGAGAGTATTATCGAAGACAGATAACGGTTCAATTTCCAGTTATTCTACACCGGGGTCATTTAAGACAAGCGGTGCTACGGCTGTAGAGGATCAAGAAGTTATCCCAACTCAATTTGAGTTATCTCAGAATTATCCGAATCCGTTTAATCCATCAACAAGAATTACCTATTCACTTCCACAAAATTCATTCGTGAGCATAAAAGTTTACGATATGCTTGGACGTGAGGTAAGATCATTAGTAAATACAGAAATGTTGTCAGGTAATCATTCGGTGGAATGGAGTGGGATAGATAATGCTGGAAGCAAAGTATCAAGCGGAACTTATATTTATAGAATAACCGCGGGCAATTTTGTCGCGATAAAGAAAATGATACTAGTTAAATAATTCAAAATATTAGATAACTCAAAGGGAAGAGATGATAAAATGAAAAAGATAAGCGCATCAATCTTTTTGTTCTTCATATTGGCGGTTATTGGTCTTGCTCTTTACGCATGTCATCAAGCATATTTTGTATAGATCAAATCAGCTTAATACATGTTGAATAAATCTAAAAAGGTCACCCGTTCCGGTGACCTTTTTTCTTTATAAAAGGATTCAGTTCTTTTAGTTTCTCATTATTTTCCGCAATACTTAAAATAGATCGACTATCAGAATTTATCTATTTAGTTCCTAAGCAGAATGTTTTACGGTTCTCAATTCCGTCCAAGTGAAGATCCCGTCATTTTTAGGACGCTTCATCATCTTAATCAATATATATAATTGATTTAAATAAAATTTATAAAGATCGAACGTACCGGTTCAGCGGCGGTGTTTTACAGTCCGCTGATACCGGTTGTTAGTTCAATGTTTTTTTAAGTCAAGCCAAAAATTGATATTGACATGTTTGTTACACTCAGATGACGTCGAAGCGGTCAAGGTTCATTACTTTATTCCAGGCACCGACGAAGTCACGCACAAACTTCTCTTTTGCATCATCCTGAGCATAAACCTCCGCCAGAGCACGCAGCTGCGAATTCGATCCGAAAACAAGATCCACTCGGGTTCCAGACCATTTGAGTTCGCCCGTCTTACGATCGCGTCCTTCAAAAGTTTCGCCTAGATCTGACGATGGTTTCCACACAATGTTCATATCGAGCAGGTTAACAAAAAAGTCGTTGGTTAGTTTCCCAATTTGTTTTGTAAACACACCGAGTTTCGATTGATCAGCATTGGTGCCTAATACCCTCATTCCGCCAACTAGCACAGTCATCTCCGGTGCACTCAATGTAAGTAGTTGTGCTTTGTCCACCAGCATTTCTTCAGCCGGAACGGTGTATGCCGTTTTTTGGTAATTGCGGAAACCGTCGGCCTCAGGTTCCAGAACAGAAAATGACTCGATATCAGTCTGGTCTTGCGAGGCATCCGTGCGTCCCGGAGTGAATGGAACGACGACAACTTGCCCGGCATCCTTAGCTGCTGCTTCAACTGCCGCACAACCAGCTAAAACAATCAGATCAGCAATTGAGACTTTCTTGCCGTCCTTCTTAGAATTATTGAAAGTTTTCTGAATGCTTTCGAGGATTCCAAGAACTTTGGCAAGTTGTGCAGGCTGGTTAGCTTTCCAATCCTTTTGCGGTACTAATCGAATCCGTGCACCGTTAGCGCCACCGCGCTTGTCCGAGCCACGGAAAGTAGAAGCCGAAGACCATGCCGTAGATACCAGTTCTGCGATTGATAATCCGGAAGACAAAATCTTGATTTTGAGATCTGCGATATCTTTTGCATCTATCACTGGATGATCGATAGTAGGAACCGGGTCCTGCCAAATTAAATCTTCTGCCGGAACTTCTGGACCGAGATAACGTGCTTTAGGTCCCATGTCACGGTGAGTCAATTTAAACCATGCTCTCGCGAATGCATCTGCGAATGCTTTAGGATCTTTGTGGTAGCGGCGTGAAATTGGTTCGTAGATCGGATCGAATCGCAATGATAAATCTGCAGTAGTCATCATCGGTCTGTTTTTTTTCGCGGGATCGTGAGCATCAGGAATCATGTGTTCTTCCTTTACATCTTTAGCCATCCATTGCCATGCACCAGCAGGACTTTTAACCAGCTCCCACTCATATCCGAAAAGGATGTCGAAATAGCCCATATCCCATTTTGTAGGATTCGGTTTCCATGCTCCTTCTATACCACTGGATGTTGTATGTACTCCCTTACCAGTCTCAAATTTATTTATCCAGCCTAATCCCTGCTGTTCGATAGGTGCAGCTTCCGGTTCTGGTCCCACGAATTTCGGGTCGCCCGCGCCGTGCGTTTTTCCAAATGTATGTCCCCCTGCTGTGAGAGCAACAGTTTCTTCGTCATTCATAGCCATACGGGCGAATGTTTCACGTACATCGCGTCCGGAAGCGACAGGGTCGGGATTACCGTTCGGGCCTTCGGGGTTCACATAGATAAGTCCCATCTGCACAGCGGCTAAAGGATTTTCAAGTTCGCGGTCACCGCTATATCGTTTATCACCCAGCCAAGTATTTTCGTTGCCCCAGTAAATGTCCTCTTGGGGCTGCCATATATCTTCCCGGCCACCGCCGAAGCCGAAGGTCTTAAATCCCATCGACTCTAATGCGCAGTTCCCTGCCATGATCATCAGGTCAGCCCATGAAATTTTATTACCATACTTTTGTTTAACAGGCCATAGCAGGCGACGTGCTTTGTCCAAATTGATGTTATCGGGCCAGCTGTTAACAGGTGCAAAACGCTGATTGCCGTTACCGCCTCCGCCGCGTCCGTCGGCTGTGCGGTAGGTACCAGCACTATGCCATGCCATGCGGATAAAAAGACCGCCGTAATGTCCCCAATCGGCGGGCCACCAATCTTGCGAGTCTGTCATTAAAGCATAAAGATCTTTCTTCAATGCGGCCAGATCAAGTTTTTTAAATTCCGCTGCGTAATTAAAGCCGGGACCCATCGGATTGGAAGCTGGCGCATGCTGATGAAGTATTCCCAGATTTAATCGGTTGGGCCACCAATCACTATTCGATGTCCCTCTACCGGCAGAAGTCGTACCGGACTTGCCCGTTACGGGGCATTTGCTTTCTTCATTCATATTTGTTCTCCTCTAACTTATTCGTTTATTGATCTAATGTTTTTTTGTTATCACCGCCCATTGATTGCGGACGGCGCGTTGGTTTAATTTCAGCGAATAGTTTTGTAGGATCAACTTTCTCAATCACACATTTATTAATGACTTTAATATATTTACACAATACCTACGAATTCAAAAAACTTGTTCGATTACATTTTATTGTTCTTAAAAGTGCCAATGATCTGAAGCTTTATATCCTTTACTTTGAAGTTGGGTATCTTCTTCTTCGAAAAATATTTTTCAAGCAAACTAATCAGCTCATCATCAAAAAAATCTTCGATACGTTCTGTGTTTTCGCAATATAAATGATGATGTTTTTCAAGTACCGCATCATAACGCATTACATCTTTTTCAGTCTTTACTTTTTTGACCAATCCTTTCTCAACAAATGTTTCCAATGTTTTATAGATTGTTCCAACAGCGATATTAGGATGATGTTTAAGCACGTACTCTGTGATTTTATCTGCAGCAGGATGATTCTGTAAATCGTTCAGAGCATCAAGTACTGCCATTCTCTGAGGCGTAACCTTTAGTTGGCTATTTTTTAAGTCAATTTTGTGTTTTTCTTTATTCATAGATAATTATTATTAAATAGGAATCATTCTTAACTACAATACATAATAATTTATAAAATATCAAGCTAGACGATATAAAATGAGGATATCGAATGAGTTGTTAACAAGGTTTCACATTATTAGAAAATCTACGACTTTTCTAGGACGTCTCGTTCAAAAAGTTTCGATCTTGATTCATTAGCTAATAAAAAAACCGACTGCAACGAATCCTTGATTCTCACTGTAGAAAAAAATCGGTATTAGCGAATGAATTATATTTCACGATCTACAGTATTTAAGTGCAGTTTGTATGTACGAATTATTGTGGGGTTCCTCAAGTTTGAAGAGGGACTAATCATTTATAAGGAGTAGTAAAACTTAGTTCTAAGCAAGGTAATTCCGAAGGTTATTTCTAAGCTATGGGCGAAACTCATACAATACCGATGGAAAAATGTAAAGTTAAACTCGGCGATATTATAATAGAGATTAATCTGAATTACTGTAAACTGCAGAGATTGATTTATTGATCGGAGATGCTTCAAAAGCAAAAAGAGAATTAGGACGAGAGTCTAAAAATCAATTTGAAGAATTGATTAGATAATGATCAAGGCGGATTTGGAGAAGGTCGCTGTGAGAGGGTATTAGAATGATTAAACCTGTCATACTAACTATTGTTTTACATCGAATTAAATGGAACCTTGCCCATCTTCAGAACCCCATCTCAAACTACGAGTGATTGAAAGTCCTAATGGATGAATAAAGAGTTCTACATTTTTAGTCTACTCCTTGGTATTGGATGAGGTTTAGAAAATCCTCTTATTGAATATGTTAGCTATTGTGAATTCATATATTAGTAAGTAGATTCCATTTGGCGGTTAATTAATAATATTCAAGATTTGTTATGAAAATTATAAAAATATTCGGTATAGAGTTATCGGATAAAATAAAAATTTGTGGTGAATGTGAGCGGATTAAAAAACGTAAATTCAGAAAAACATCACTCAGTCTGAGGCAAAATAAAGAACGTAATTGTTTCTGTGTATATAAAAAGTATTTTCTATTTAATTATCAAGTCATACACACCAAGAAGACTTTCAGCAATATTGAAAAAGCTGAAGATGAGTATTTAGAAATGTGTAATCAAATCATGCCAAAGATGAAAAAATTTTAGTGCAAATTCTTCTCCATTTTCAAAACTCAAGCCTTAATTAACAGATGCAGAAAAATCGATAAGAATTTAGTAAGTCTGATTATTATTTTTTTTCAGATTCATCTGTTTTCTTTTCTTTTCCTTCACGAATTATCTTTTTATCATCTCTCCGGTTCAACTTATTTTCATCTTGTTTTTGCTTTTTCAAATCATTTTTCTCAATCTGTTTCTTCTCCGTCTTTATAACAGGCTCTTTAATTTTTCTTGCCTCGTCATTTATC
The nucleotide sequence above comes from Ignavibacteriales bacterium. Encoded proteins:
- a CDS encoding transcriptional repressor, translating into MNKEKHKIDLKNSQLKVTPQRMAVLDALNDLQNHPAADKITEYVLKHHPNIAVGTIYKTLETFVEKGLVKKVKTEKDVMRYDAVLEKHHHLYCENTERIEDFFDDELISLLEKYFSKKKIPNFKVKDIKLQIIGTFKNNKM
- the katG gene encoding catalase/peroxidase HPI, translating into MNEESKCPVTGKSGTTSAGRGTSNSDWWPNRLNLGILHQHAPASNPMGPGFNYAAEFKKLDLAALKKDLYALMTDSQDWWPADWGHYGGLFIRMAWHSAGTYRTADGRGGGGNGNQRFAPVNSWPDNINLDKARRLLWPVKQKYGNKISWADLMIMAGNCALESMGFKTFGFGGGREDIWQPQEDIYWGNENTWLGDKRYSGDRELENPLAAVQMGLIYVNPEGPNGNPDPVASGRDVRETFARMAMNDEETVALTAGGHTFGKTHGAGDPKFVGPEPEAAPIEQQGLGWINKFETGKGVHTTSSGIEGAWKPNPTKWDMGYFDILFGYEWELVKSPAGAWQWMAKDVKEEHMIPDAHDPAKKNRPMMTTADLSLRFDPIYEPISRRYHKDPKAFADAFARAWFKLTHRDMGPKARYLGPEVPAEDLIWQDPVPTIDHPVIDAKDIADLKIKILSSGLSIAELVSTAWSSASTFRGSDKRGGANGARIRLVPQKDWKANQPAQLAKVLGILESIQKTFNNSKKDGKKVSIADLIVLAGCAAVEAAAKDAGQVVVVPFTPGRTDASQDQTDIESFSVLEPEADGFRNYQKTAYTVPAEEMLVDKAQLLTLSAPEMTVLVGGMRVLGTNADQSKLGVFTKQIGKLTNDFFVNLLDMNIVWKPSSDLGETFEGRDRKTGELKWSGTRVDLVFGSNSQLRALAEVYAQDDAKEKFVRDFVGAWNKVMNLDRFDVI
- a CDS encoding T9SS type A sorting domain-containing protein — translated: MKNKLTVLAFLMFVITSVSFAQTTRNVPSSYATIQAAITAAVDGDIIQIAAGTYNNGASTLTVDKSLTFIGAGPSSNPTTIITSTASRIITLSATGKSFSFQDLIIEGNDANNGIYAGSAININSLSMQNVIARNCQVALYLSENWPGADPLTTTVNNLNLDNVTLTNNKFIGAYIGKTVLSGTVINSTFTDNGYSNESPDAWQKVGLQFVNFDDATVPYVQVTNSTFTNNGSGASNIERTGLSMYTAYNLKSANELLTVTGCSFSDHYWAVRLKNEYSVENTATVNGTFTNNLLDIWFNRVVGSTSSTLLVRRTFPGIRTVGTGPIYDYNTIQAAINAANSGDVIQVATGAYAEAVTINKSLTLIGTGNPTATSFTLTNGAVLGVTSGGITAPTTYVNQTTSAGSKIQDGILLASTSGAVNVAAGTYTETVTVNKSPLTITGTGTPTVTKFILIANPVTITGFNAATIIELNSGGSLSDALDAAPIGGTVNLSGGSFSNFTIDKPLTINGNGAIVNPGSPGIIISSSNVTITGFTFNDVFGSFYAIRILTGLSNIAIHSCDLLATLALEIQGTTTGVNAEDNYWGTVTLIQIQAKINDPSKVDFDPWFGKNLIPGIYAVGVSVLPNFTFTSSVTGNIEISTDASFSDIILSKSLTAVTSYNFSIADLTGTLSGKDQLANGTQYYWRTKNGSVIYPTPPLEKYYIFTTVNKVVPTLNAITPGATSAYISWYPLPYSSGLKYDLYISDDNGTSWASPINTDKTYYTLPLVQGKTYKVQVRSTNSNGSVIISYSARSAGFTAVGPPTPTPSYPTDPAEDGLVYANPPTLFWFIEGNEPTITYEIEVKPSAVSFDESNLVAVAAGKTFKKLGSSLTAGSTYHWRVRSVSGSSYSNWSTAATFEMYTRTATVAIIPTPSWPVNNATVYSNPPTLYWYLGEDKTGLFFNVKITRVSTNTTTTLTDWSQDLFKELPASLIPGESYTWNVRSSVNSDGASPSGWSSNGSFIIASTASGAATTPIPSWPVGGAIVDGTMAAITLNWTAYSNQPLDFMVKIATSSSVDGTGMLNHGSHAEGSWVSATTSAIANNIKTLTAGATYYWQVKSRLTGNISVESPWSMVANFSTAAGSSSVVPLVISPNYLQPINKTTAFLTWNIPVQSESHLKYDLQYSKNADFSSTVSKTNLNETAIQITGLESNATYYWRVLSKTDNGSISSYSTPGSFKTSGATAVEDQEVIPTQFELSQNYPNPFNPSTRITYSLPQNSFVSIKVYDMLGREVRSLVNTEMLSGNHSVEWSGIDNAGSKVSSGTYIYRITAGNFVAIKKMILVK